In the Vibrio sp. FE10 genome, ATGCCGTGATCTCGAATGGTGAAGGAACCTACCCTCAAGCGGCTTGTGAGTTAGTTAAAATTGCAAGAAACACCCAACACGCACCAGTCAGTTCTTTATCGACTCAGACGGTGGCTTTTTCTCACTATAATCACATTTCAGCCCAGTTACCGATTGAACCTCAATCGGGTAGCATCGTCGCTGGTGGAGCAAAAGAGCACGCTATTCAATGCCTCAAAAACATCAAATCGATATTGGAAAATGTTGATGTTCCATTTGATGACATCGTGAAAGTGAATATCCATGTCAGAAGCCTTGATGACCTTGCAGCAGTCAATGAAGTGTATACCACCTTCTTCCCGGACTCCGCGATTGCAAGGGCTGTCGGCTACATGCCAGCACGCTCAGTGACGGTGGTTGAAGGCCTAGCAATGGGAGCGTTAGTGCAGATGGATGCGACCGTGTCACACGGCGATGGCACTCCGCCACAAGCGGTTGAAGATCGACATGGAATAGTGATTAAGGCAAACAATACCAAAGCTGCACCAATCAGCGAACACTCCACGCAAACCGTGGCTTTTTCTCACTACAACAATATCTCCGCTCAGTTACCGCTAGACCCAACGATTGGGGCGATTGTTACGACAGGCACAAAAGAACAGACGATGCAGTGCCTAAATAACATTAAAGAAGTGATTGAAAGTGTTGGCCATGTCATGGATGACATCGTGAAGTTGAATATCCAATTAAGAGACGTGGCAGATCTAGATGTGCTTAATGATGTTTGCACACACTACTTTGACGGTCCATTACCAGCACGCACAGTTATCGGTGTCTCGGATATTCCTATGGGCGCTTTGGTACAAATTGATGCGATTGCTTCCAATGGTGAGGGTACTCCACCTAGCCTTTAAGCTTTCAATTTAGTGTTAAAACAACGAGGGTTGGCCGTGAGGTTAGCCCTCGTTTTACGTCTTTTCCAATAGCAACATAAACAGCGGTTATAGTGTTCATAAGTGGAAAATCAGAGTAGACCAACTAGGATGAATTACATTAAACCCGTTAATTAATTCAACAACATGGTAGTGCTATGAAGAAAATAACCCTTTTGTCCGTTGCGATTTTATCTAGCCTTTCTTTCTCATCTTTTGCTAAAGATTGTGACCCTACATTGCTGCCTTCTTGGAAGGATAGCGAGAGTAAAACCGCTATTGTCGACTTTGTGGGCCAAGCCACCAAAGCTGAATCCGATACGTTTGTGGCAATTGAAGATCGCATCGCGGTATTTGATAACGACGGTACGCTTTGGTCAGAAAAACCGTATTACTTCCAACTGGCCTTCGCACTAGATCGTGTAAAAGAGATGGCGCCTGAACACCCTGAATGGAAAACAGAAGCACCGTTTAAGTTTGTACTTGAAGGGGATATTGAGAGCGTTCTGGGCAGTGGCGAAGAAGGGCTATTGAAAATCATCATGGCGACACATTCTGGTATGACAGTTGAACAATACCAGCAAGATGTTAAGCAATGGTTGGCGGTAGCAAAAGATGAGCGCTTCAATAAAGCGTACACAGACCTAACTTACCAGCCGATGAAAGAGATGCTGACTTACCTGCAAGAGCATGACTTTAAGACTTACATTGTGTCGGGAGGTGGTGTTGATTTCATGAGAGCGTGGGCTCCGCAAGCTTATAACATTCCGCCAGAGCAGATCATTGGCAGCGCACTTAAATACAATTACAGCTACAACGATGGTAAACCGACGGTTACCAAAGATTCGTCCATTTTGACCATCGATGACAAAGCCGGAAAGGTCACTAACATTCAGCATATTATCGGTAAGAAGCCGATTTTAGCGGTGGGTAACTCAGACGGTGACCAAGCGATGATGCAATGGGCAACCAGTCAACCAAATTCAATGGCCATGATTGTTCACCATACCGATGCTGAGCGAGAGTGGAAGTACGATCGTGAGTCTCATGTTGGTAAGCTCGATAAGGCGATAGATGAAGCGAACTCTAGAGATGATTGGACGCTGATCGACATGAAATCAGATTGGTGTGAGGTGTACTAACGCCTAGCTTACTCTTAGTCAAAACAACAAAGGCTCGGATTTTTATTCGAGCTTTTTTGCGAAATAGCGAAGGCTTCGTCTCATTTTAAGCAAGAACGTACTATAAATTTTTAACCCATGACGGTTTAATCGGGATAGTCAGAAATCAAAGGAATAGAGAAATGAAAACGATCGGTTTGCTTGGTGGCATGAGTTGGGAGTCGACAGTGAGCTACTACAAATCCATTAACGAGGGTGTGAAAGCAACACTCGGCGGACTCAATTCTGCAAAGATTTGTATGTATAGCGTGAACTTCGATGAGATAGAAAAGTTGCAGCACCAAGGTCGTTGGGCTGAGACGGCAGATATCTTATCGGATGCGGCTTTATTGGTAGAGAAGGGCGGGGCGGACTTTATCCTGATCTGTACCAATACCATGCATAAGGTCGTTCCTGAGATCGAAGAGAAGATCACGATTCCAATCTTACATATCGCCGATACCACAGCGCAGAAGCTGCTTGAACAGGGCGTAAAGAAAGTCGGGTTACTCGGCACAGCTTTCACGATGGAACAAGATTTCTATAAAGGACGCCTGACTAACAAATTCGGTATCGATGTTGTCATTCCGGATGAGAGTGACCGAGAAGCAGTGCACAACATTATTTATCAGGAATTATGTCGCGGCGAAGTAAAAGAAGAGTCTCGAGCTGTCTATCGTCAAATCATTGAGAAGCTAAGTCAGCAAGGTGCTGAAGCCGTTATTCTTGGGTGTACTGAAATTGCTTTGTTGATTCAGCAACAACACACCGATGTTCCTCTGTTTGATACCACTGCTATCCATGCAGAAGCGGCAGTATGTTTGGCGACGAGCGATTAGCCTATGGTTAACTTTCAGAGCATTAAGCTTGTCTTTCGATCATTCTACAACCATCAGCTGATTGGTGGTGTCAATTATTGGCCGCTGGGCGCTGCACAGTCAAAAGTATATAACTTTCAGAAGGTTGTTGATTTTTCTCTGGGAGCGAATTACGAGTAACTTTTCTTTTAATGAAGACCAAAATTAAGTTTAATAAGCACTCTGTATCACACTTTTTATAAATTTTTAGGTGTGATGGTACACATTCATTTGTCTCGTGAATAGAATCTCGACCTAGTGTTATTTTGGCTATGTAATTGAATGAGAATAAAAATGAAATTAAAACCTATTTTTTTGGCTTGCCTGTCTGCAACAATCCTGTCTGGCTGTTTGACCGTCCCAATTGAAGAGTTACAACCAACGGCAGACCAAGAAACAATTGATACCGCTATTGAATATCTAAGCGATATAAAAGGTGTGACTATTACAGAAAATGGCGTGATTTATTATGTTGAGTCACTGCCGGGCAACTCTCGATGGGCAACAGCGCATATTTTGGAGTCTAGCTATCGCTACTCTTGCGAAGACCTTCGCTGGTATGTAGACCGAGGTATGATCGTGAGAATGAGATTCCAAGGTAATAGTGGCACGACGCAAGACTATGATCTTGAGCGTTGTGAAACGGAAGTCCCTACAGGGTTATATGAACCTAAACAGTAGGTTCTCGATCCTCTCACATTGAGATTGAAGCTTTTCTTTTATTAGTAATACATCAATACCCTCTCCATCTGGTGAGGGTATTTTATTTAAAATCTAAAAACTGATTCGACTATATTGCGGATTATCAATGAATATTGGTGTTGATAAACTCTGTTTTATTCGAGCACGCTCTCGTGCTTATAGACCGGAGAGACCAATATGAATTACGAGGGAAAAGTATATCGTCCATGGACAGAGGCGAAGAGCATTCTTATTCAAACCACATTAGGTTGCAGCATCAATACGTGCACGTTCTGTAATATGTTCAGCGATAAACGATTCAAGGTTCGTGACATTGAAGACGTGTTTAAAGATATTGAAGAAGCTCGCCTGATTTATCCTTATGTTGAATCGATTTTCCTTATTGATGGCAACGTGATGGCCGCTCGCACGGATTACCTTCTTAAGATTTTGGATAAGCTTCGTCATACCTTTCCTGAAAGCAGAAAAGTATCGCTCTATAGCGGGTTGAACGATTTCCGTCGTAAAAGCCTGAGCGAACTTAAAGAGCTTAAGAGTGCTGGCCTAACCATGGCTTATGCAGGTCTTGAGTCGGGTGATGCGGTGGTTCTCGACAACATTAAAAAGCGCATGACCCCAGAGCAAGCGCTTGAAGGTATGGCTCTGGCAAAAGAAGCCGGTATTGAAACCCTGCTTTCGTTTATCTTCGGCCTTGGTGGTCGTGATCGTTCACGTGAACATATTGTCGAAACCACAAGATTGCTGAACATCATGAAGCCTGAACAAATCGCGCCCATGGCGTTAGCGATTCAGCCAGGGACCGTGATGGAACAAGAAGTTAAAAACGGTAAGTTCATAATGCCGACTCAACTTCAGATCTTGGAAGAAGAAAAGTACCTGCTCGAGAATCTAAACATCGACACTTTTTATTGGGGCGATCACGGCAACAACATAGTGACTCAGAAAGGCTTCTTGCTTGATTCTAGGGAGCAGTTCTTAGCGAAAGTGAATCATGCAATAGCATCGAATCCGATGGCGAAGGATAGCGTGATTCAGACGTTTGCTTGGTAACGTTTATTGAAAATCGATACCTATAAACAAAGATAAAAAAGAGTAGTGCTCATGAGGTGAAATGTCCGTCGTGAGCCTACTTTTTATTAAGACAGTTCAAAATCAACAAAGCTATTTTCTAGGTACATGTTGTAAATTTGTGAATCTGAATTGTCTATATTCTATGCTGTGTACTGGATCTCATTTGTTATTTGAGTCCCTTGCTAAGGTAAATAATGAATATGTTTAATACCAATCACTTTACTCAACTTAAGAGGTTTCTATGCTAGGTGAAAATCATTCTCTTGTTCACGAATTTCCTGAAATGAAAGATAAAATTGCTGAGCTTGTTAAAACTGACGATGGCTTTGCAGCAGACATGAAGACGTACGACAACCTTGATAAAGAGATTCGTAAGCTTGAGCTGAAAGATTCACCCATTGATGACGGCTCGATGCACCAACTGAAACATGATCGTTCTGTACTGAAAGATGCACTGCACGCTCGTTTAACTGGCTAGTGAGCTAGTAATTTTGCTGATTAGTGAAATGGCGAATTGCAGATTTAGATACTAAAAACTCCTTCGGGAGTTTTTTCTTTTTGGCTCAATAACATCTTCATCATTCAACTGAGCTAATACGTTGTATTGTTGTGTTAATAACGCATAATGAGGATTACTGGTACACGATTTTTTAGATTTCATTGGTAATCACATGAATATTGAACACCTCAAATTGTTTGTTCGTTTAGCTTCCACACATAACATCAGTATGGCTGGCCAAGAGCTGGGACTGTCGCCTGCGGTTGCTAGTTCGCATATCAGTAAACTTGAAGATAATTTAGGTGTTCGCTTGGTACACCGAACCACTCGTAAAGTGTCTTTAACAGAGGAGGGGGAGGCATTCTTACCTCACGCTGAAGAGGTGTTATCGAGTGTGGATGCTGCCAAGTCGGCGGTTGGTGTAGGCTGTGATTCTCCAACCGGAACATTGCGCGTTACGGCATCTGCGTCTTTTGGGCGTTTGCACCTTGTTCCTGCATTGCCTGGCTTTCTTGAGCGTTATCCTGGTTTAAAAGTCGATTTCAGATTGTCAGATTCTATGGTCGATCTTGTAGAAGGCGGCTTCGATATTGCGATTCGCATCTCTGAATTGAAAGATTCGACACTCATTGCTCGAAAGCTTGCGACAGACAAACGTGTTGTGTGCGCATCGCCAGATTATCTAATCAAGTACGGCAAGCCAGCCACGCCTCAAGATCTTAATGACCACCAGTGTATTAGTTTGATTGGCTTAGAAAGTTGGACCTTCCACACTGAAAACGGACCTAAAACGATTAAGGCCTCGGGGTCTTTTAGAGCGGATAACGGCGAAGCACTGCGTGATGCGGCGTTAGGTGGTATCGGTATTACGGTGACGTCGAATTGGTGTGCGTACGAACAGCTGAAAAGCGGTCAGTTGATTCAAGTGTTGGAAGATTACCCACTCACCTCTGAAGCGGCGATTTGGGCGGTATACCCAAGTACAAGGTTGCTTGCGCCAAAAGTGAGAGCCTTCATCGACTACTTCTCTGAGTACTATGGCAACCCGCCGTATTGGGAACAAAAGTAGAGATAAATCGATTTAACGAAAAAGCCCTGTATGACTAACGTATAATTTAGTCACGCAGGGCTTTTTTCTTGGAATCAGACAATCAATTGAGCGGAGCTGTCATTAAGAAAGCGTTGCTGCGATGATCTCTTCAATCTTTGCGACAACTTGCTGTGATTTATCACCGTAAATTGCATCTGGGTGCGGGTTAGCAAAGGTGTTGTTGTCGTTATCAAAGTATTGACCGCCCGCTTGTGCAAACTCGTCAGACAATGATGCGCGAACGAGAATATCAGAACCAATGCTTAGGTCGCCGCCTGCGATGCCGTACGCGTCTTTCACCATCTTACTGCCCAGTAACGAAGCAGGGTTTACCGCAACAACCATCGGCCCTTTAGAGCCTCGCTCTTTCGCCATTTCACGAGTCCACATAGTGATCGCAAGTTTACTTTGTGCGTAAGCGTCGCCATCAGAAAGCGGTTTTTTACCTTCGAGTGCTTCAATGCTTACCGCAGCTTGCGCCGCTGAAGACAGGTTAACCACGCGGCTAGATGAGCCTAGCACTGGCAATAGACGCTTGGTTAGGTGATATGGAGAAACTGTGTTCACAGCAAAACGAACATCCAAACCATCTTTAGTGATTGGATTCGGAGTGTTGAACACGCCAGCGTTGTTAATCAGTACGTCAATTTTATCGTGCTCAGCAATCACTTCGTCAGCCAACGCATCCACATCAGCCAAAACAGACAAGTCTGCCACGTAGCTTTGGATTTTGGCTTCAGTAGAGAGAGTTACAAGTTGCAGCTCAACGTCTTTGAGCTTGCTTGGGTTACGTCCATGCAATAAAACGTGGTGACCTTGTTGAACAAGTACTTTTGCAGTTTCGAAGCCGATACCATCGGTAGAGCCAGTGATCAGGATAACTTTTTGCATGGAATAGATTCCTTATTAAAGCGCTGACATCGCGAGTGTTTTTGAATGTGTTGTTTCGTTGAGATAAAGAATAGCAACCTTTTGTGAAGTTGATAATCAAGCGGATTAATAAAACACTATTTAGTTTTTATTGAAAATGGAAGTACGAACGAAGTCCTAGCCAGAACCGAATAGCAGATAATAAAAAAGCTTAGCGCGGGGGACGCTAAGCTTGGTTGTTAATCATGTTTTGAAGCATGTCTAGGCTGGTGGAATTAGCCGACTTGAGAAAAGCTCACTACCTTGCTTTGTAGTTTCTCTTTCAAGTAATCAGTCACGGCTTGCTGCTCTGATTCACTCATGTACAGGCCAAGCTTGGTTCTGCGCCACAAGATGTCTTCGTCAGTCATCGCCATCTCTTCATTGATCAAGTAATCGATCTCAACTTGATAAACGCCATGCGCTTCGTTTGAAAATTGGCTGCCAAGGTCTGCTTCACTATTCGCGCCTTCCAGTAGCTTCCACGTGTAAGTACCAAATTGAGTCACGTAGCGAAGTAACAACGCTTCAGATGCCCAAGGGTATTTAGTGTGGATCATCTTCGCAAGTTGCTCTCTGCTACAGCTGAAGTTACCGCCTGGAAGCGTGTTGTTGGCTGTCCAAGGCGCACCCATGTTGGTTAGGTGTGGTTCTAACTTCTTAAGTGCTGCTTCGCCTAGTTTACGGTAAGTGGTTAGCTTGCCGCCGAAGATCGAAAGCAATGGTGCTTGATCCAGTTCTGCGTCCAATTCCAATGTGTAGTCACGAGTGATCGCTTGTGGAGAATCAGATTCATCGTCACAAAGCGGTCTTACGCCACTGTATGTCCAAACCACATCTTCACGGCCAAGCTGTTTAACAAAGTGCTGGTTAACAATATCAATCAAGTAATCCACTTCGACATCATCAATTGCGACGTTACGTGGGTCGCCTTTGTATTCAAGGTCAGTCGTGCCGATGATCGAGAACTTATCTAGGTAAGGGATCATGAACACAATACGATTGTCTTTGTTTTGCAGAATGTACGCTTGTGGTTCGTCATGAATGCGTGGCACGACAATGTGTGAGCCTTTAATCAGACGAATATTACGAGGCGAAGCCTGCTCTAATCCATCATCAAAGAATTGCTTAACCCAAGGGCCTGCTGCGTTTACGAGTGCTTTTGCTTTACGTTCAAAACGTTGGTTTGTCATGACATCAAGGATCGTTACATGCCAAATACCACCTTCACGGTGTGCTTTTTCAACTCGGCAGTAGTTACGAACTTCTGCGTTGTTCTCTTTAGCCGCTAATACGTTGAGCAATACCATGCGCGCATCATCAACCCAACAATCTGAGTATTCGAAACCTGTCTTCATTTCTGGCTTCAGTAAACCTGATTTCGCCAAGTTCACGGTTTTACTTCCAGGAAGCGTGGTGCGTTTACCCAAGTTATCGTAAAGGAATAGGCCACAGCGGATCATCCAAGCTGGGCGTAAAAATGGTCGATGAGGTAAACGGAAACGCATTGGTTGAGCAACATGAGGTGCTTTTCTTAACAATACTTCGCGTTCTGCAAGCGCTTCTGAAACCAAACGGAACTCATAGTGTTCAAGGTAACGTAAGCCACCGTGGATCAGTTTTGAACTTGCAGAAGATGTCGCAGAGGCGAAATCATTTGCTTCGTATAAACCAACGTTTAGACCACGGCCTGCTGCATCCGCTGCGATGCCTGCACCGTTGATACCGCCGCCGATCACGATCAAATCTAAAGTGGAAGATGTACTATTTTTTGAATTATTTTGTTGAGCACTCATGGTTTTGACCTCTTTCTGAGCGAACGAGCATTTTAGAACATAAGTGAATCCTATCTTAACTTTCGTTTGCGGTCATTTATTATTTTCGTTTATGCGCGTTTTATGTGATTTGAGCATAAAAAAACCTCTGCTTATGAAAGCAGAGGTTCAAATAAAACTTATTCGAGCATAGAAGTGACACGAACAGGGATCAAGTATTGTTGGTCCAGTTATTAAAAAAGCCAGCTATCGATAAAGTGTTTTATCAATAGATCTGGCTTTTGATTGCTCAATGAATGAGCGAGCTTTACTTAATTTAGCTCAACTTAATCTAGCTAGATTAACAGGGGCTATTCGCCTGAAGTTGAAGGCTGAGCAGTATCGATAATTTCTAACGGAATTGCCGAATCTTTAAGGATGTTGAGAATCTCTTCCGGCGGCTGTTTATTAGTAAACACCATGTGTGCCTGAGAGATGTTACCAAGCTTAACCATCGCATTACGACCAAACTTAGTGTGGTCGACGGCTAAGAAGATGCTACGGCTGTTTTCGATGATCGCTTGTTTCACTCGAACTTCGTGATAGTCAAAATCGAGTAGTGAGCCATCAAAGTCGATGCCACTGATGCCCAAGATGCCGAAATCCAGACGGAATTGCTTCACGAAATCGAGTGTCGCTTCACCGACAATACCGCCGTCGCGGTTTCTTACTTCGCCACCCGCCAAGATAACCTTGATCTCAGGATTCGGCAGAAGGATGCTCGCCACGTTAATGTTGTTGGTGACAACTCTTAACTGTTTGTGATTTTTGTTGAGTGCACGTGCAACTGATTCTGGTGTGGTACCGATATCAACAAACAAAGTTGCGCCATCTGGGATATGTTTAACCAGTTCATCGGCAATCACGTCTTTTTCGTTGAAGTTAAGCGCTTTACGCGTGTTGTAAGAGGTGTTTTCCGAGCTTAAAGGAATGGTTGCACCACCGTGATAGCGACGAATCTTGTTGCCATCGGCCAGTTCGTTGAGGTCTCGTCTGATGGTCTGTGGGCTTACATCAAACTTTTCAACGAGCTCTTCGGTACTCACATATCCTTGTGTTTTAACCAGGTCTACAATCTGCTGGTGTCTTGGTATCTGCTTCACTTAACTTACCACTCCCTGTACGCTAAAGGTTCTAGCGCGTCAAAATCGAAAATATAAACTCGCGCTATTGTGCTCGAATTGACGAAGAGAGAGAAGTAATGATGGTAAGGAATCATGTCTAAACCGCAAAAACGCTGCTCAAGACAAGGAATTTGAGCCTGAAACGCAAAAAAGAGCACAAAATAGTGCTCTTTTTAGTTTCGTTTACTGAGGTTCGAACAATCCAATCGACAAGAAAGTGATTATTCGAGCTCCTCTGTTAACTCACGCTCAGATTACTCTTCGTCGTCATCGTGCAGTTCAGACCAAACCTGTGCACACTTGATAGCACGCTTCCAGCCTTTGTAACGGCGGTTACGCTTCTCTTCGTCGTGGTGTGGCATGAACGTGCGGTTAAGAACAGCTTTGTCTTGAAGCTCGTCAATGCTGTCCCAGAAACCAACCGCTAGGCCTGCAAGGTAAGCGGCACCCAGAGCGGTCACTTCCGTTACTTCAGGACGGTGAACTTCAGTATCAAGCACGTCTGATTGGAATTGCATTAGGAAGTTGTTCGCTACTGCGCCGCCATCAACACGTAGTTTCGCTAGCTTGATGCCAGAGTCCGCTTGCATTGCGTCTAGTACGTCACGAGTTTGGTAAGCAATACCTTCCAGCGTTGCACGGATGATGTGGTTAGAGTTTACACCACGAGTCAGACCAACAATCGTACCGCGAGCATAAGCATCCCAGTATGGTGCGCCTAGGCCAGTAAACGCAGGAACCACGTAAACGCCGTTTGAAGAATCCACTTTCGTTGCAAAGTACTCAGAGTCTTCTGCGCCAGCCAGTAGCTTCATTTCATCACGTAGCCATTGGATTGATGCACCGCCCATGAATACTGCACCTTCAAGTGCGTATGCTGGTTCGCCTTTAGGGCCACATGCCAGTGTTGTTAGTAGACCGTTCTTCGAGGTTACTTTCTCTTGGCCAGTGTTCATTAGAAGGAAACAACCCGTGCCGTAAGTATTCTTCGCTTGGCCTGCTTCTACACACATTTGACCGTAAAGTGCAGCTTGTTGGTCACCGGCAATACCCGCGATTGGGATACGAGTACCGCCTTTACCACCAAGGTTCGTTTGACCGTATACCTCAGAAGAGCGTTTCACTTCAGGCATCATGATTGACGGAATACCCATCTCATCAAGTAGCTTCTGATCCCAGCATAGGTCATTGATGTTAAACAACATAGTACGTGACGCGTTGGTGTAATCCGTAACGTGTACACGTCCTTGAGTCATTTTCCAAACCAACCAAGTATCAACCGTACCGAACAACAACTTGCCTGCTTCAGCGTCTTCACGAGCGCCTTCAACGTTGTCTAGAATCCATTTTACTTTGGTACCTGAGAAATACGGGTCAAGGACTAAGCCAGTATTGTCACGTACGTAGTCTTCTAGGCCACGTGCTTTTAGGTCTTCACAGATGTCTGCTGTACGGCGACACTGCCATACGATTGCGTTGTAAACCGGTTTGCCAGTTTCTTTGTTCCAAACAATGGTGGTTTCACGTTGGTTAGTGATACCGATACCCGCGAGTTCGTCGCTGCGAATGCCTGCTTTAGCAAGCGCTTCAACCAATGTAGAGCTTTGAGTCGCCCAGATTTCCATTGGATCATGCTCAACCCAACCTGCTTTCGGGTAAATCTGAGTGAATTCTCGTTGAGAAGAACTAACGATGTTTGCATCGTGATCGAGGATTACAGCGCGAGAACTTGTGGTGCCTTGGTCTAGGGCAACAATGTATTTTTGCTCGGTCATGGTAAGAATCCTTTTTCTTTCGTTATTTATATTTTAGTAAATGTAAGGTCGCTTAGGGATTAAGCTTGAGCTTGTTCAGCTTCTTCTTCTGTTTCACATTGGTTTGGAATTGTGCAGCCTTGGCCTTCTACTGGTAGGTAAGCACCGATAACACGTGGGTACAACCAACCACCGAAACACGCACCAGCAATTGGAGCAAGAATTGGAACGATGAAGTAAGGAATATCACGAGCACCGCTTAGTGCGAAATCCCAACCTGCAAAGTAAGCGAAAAGTTTTGGTCCGAAGTCACGAGCAGGGTTCATTGCGAAGCCAGTCAGTGGACCTAAAGAACCACCGATAACCGCGATAAGAATACCAATCAGTAGAGGGTTCATTGCACCGCGAGATGCGCCGTTGTTCTCATCACCTAACGCTAAAATGGCAAACATCAACACTGCAGTAATCACGAATTCCACAGCAAAAGCGCCGAAGAAAGAAAGTGAAGCATGTGGGTAAGTCGAGAAGATACCAGCAGTTGATAGTGCGTCTTGGCTGCTACGAACGAAGTTATGTGCGATTTCGTAGTCAGTAAATAGGTTGCTGTACAGGCTGTAAACCAATGCTGCAGAGCAGAAAGCGCCAAGCAGTTGCGAAATGATGTAAGGCACCACTTTCGCTTTATCGAAGCCATGGAACATGGCCAGTGCAATCGTTACGGCTGGGTTGATGTGTGCGCCTGAAACGCCGGCAGTACAGTAAATTGCAATCGCAACACCGAAGCCCCAGATGATGCTGATTTCCCATTGTCCGAATGTCGCACCAGTTAATACCAGAGCGGCCACACAGCCAACGCCAAAGAATATGAGTAGTCCTGTACCGATAAATTCAGCCAAGCATTGCCCAAATAAAGAAGGGTGTTTGTTTGTTGTCATGTTCGAGTCCTTTTTAGTTTTGCTTATCTAGCACGTGTATTGTGCATATATTTGCGAACTCGAAAATAAACGAACATCAAAAGTGAGCGTTTGAGCATAAAATTGTTAATTAAAGTCACTTGAAATGTTAATCCGAACACTTTTGCTCGAAAAAGATGCTCGCATGAACGTCATTGCTCGAATTGATAGGTTGCGAAGCCGCTCAAACTACCTATATGTAAATGAATGCGCAACTGGTACGAGGAGTTTATGTTTGGATTTGTGATGCTACTTCGTTAGTGGCGGATTATTAGACTTAATTAGGGAGGGCTGTGTGATGTTTTTGCTATGTAACAAGGGCGTTAACAAATGAGCTTATATGCATAAATGAATAAACTGCCAACTATGTTGTAGTTTGGCAGTTTCAGTTTAGGGGTTTGTTCTAGTTACATGCTACGAACTAGGGCTCTAAACCAGAGCTGCAACTTTTCCTCTCGCAACCAACTGAGCTCGGATTGAGTCATACGCCCAGTTGAACGCAATCGCGTAAAGTACGAAGAAAATAACCAGGCCGATGTCCATGATCAGGACGGTCAGGAAGTCGAGTTGTAGAGCCCACATCAAGACAGGTAGAGTGACGGTCATTAACCCAAGCTCAAAACCTAAGCCGTGTAGAACACGTGTTTTCTTGGTTCTTTTACTTCGGTCAGCCCCGTAAATTTTGTCGTAGCCATAGTTGTAAACATAGTTCCAAGCCATTGCAATCAATGATATTGCAAGCGCTAAGCCTGCCATTTCACCTGCGCCGTTTCCTGTAATATAGGTT is a window encoding:
- a CDS encoding RidA family protein; the encoded protein is MSADIIKVSRNTEDAPLSSFSTQSVAFSHYNNLSAQLPIDPKTGGLISGSLEDQTKQCLLNIQAIVESIGHRMHDVVRVNVYLKSIVDIDAVNEIYASFFQHYVPTCTTLAVADLPLEGAHLQMDAVISNGEGTYPQAACELVKIARNTQHAPVSSLSTQTVAFSHYNHISAQLPIEPQSGSIVAGGAKEHAIQCLKNIKSILENVDVPFDDIVKVNIHVRSLDDLAAVNEVYTTFFPDSAIARAVGYMPARSVTVVEGLAMGALVQMDATVSHGDGTPPQAVEDRHGIVIKANNTKAAPISEHSTQTVAFSHYNNISAQLPLDPTIGAIVTTGTKEQTMQCLNNIKEVIESVGHVMDDIVKLNIQLRDVADLDVLNDVCTHYFDGPLPARTVIGVSDIPMGALVQIDAIASNGEGTPPSL
- a CDS encoding HAD family hydrolase — encoded protein: MKKITLLSVAILSSLSFSSFAKDCDPTLLPSWKDSESKTAIVDFVGQATKAESDTFVAIEDRIAVFDNDGTLWSEKPYYFQLAFALDRVKEMAPEHPEWKTEAPFKFVLEGDIESVLGSGEEGLLKIIMATHSGMTVEQYQQDVKQWLAVAKDERFNKAYTDLTYQPMKEMLTYLQEHDFKTYIVSGGGVDFMRAWAPQAYNIPPEQIIGSALKYNYSYNDGKPTVTKDSSILTIDDKAGKVTNIQHIIGKKPILAVGNSDGDQAMMQWATSQPNSMAMIVHHTDAEREWKYDRESHVGKLDKAIDEANSRDDWTLIDMKSDWCEVY
- a CDS encoding aspartate/glutamate racemase family protein, encoding MKTIGLLGGMSWESTVSYYKSINEGVKATLGGLNSAKICMYSVNFDEIEKLQHQGRWAETADILSDAALLVEKGGADFILICTNTMHKVVPEIEEKITIPILHIADTTAQKLLEQGVKKVGLLGTAFTMEQDFYKGRLTNKFGIDVVIPDESDREAVHNIIYQELCRGEVKEESRAVYRQIIEKLSQQGAEAVILGCTEIALLIQQQHTDVPLFDTTAIHAEAAVCLATSD
- a CDS encoding radical SAM protein; the protein is MNYEGKVYRPWTEAKSILIQTTLGCSINTCTFCNMFSDKRFKVRDIEDVFKDIEEARLIYPYVESIFLIDGNVMAARTDYLLKILDKLRHTFPESRKVSLYSGLNDFRRKSLSELKELKSAGLTMAYAGLESGDAVVLDNIKKRMTPEQALEGMALAKEAGIETLLSFIFGLGGRDRSREHIVETTRLLNIMKPEQIAPMALAIQPGTVMEQEVKNGKFIMPTQLQILEEEKYLLENLNIDTFYWGDHGNNIVTQKGFLLDSREQFLAKVNHAIASNPMAKDSVIQTFAW
- a CDS encoding YdcH family protein: MLGENHSLVHEFPEMKDKIAELVKTDDGFAADMKTYDNLDKEIRKLELKDSPIDDGSMHQLKHDRSVLKDALHARLTG
- a CDS encoding LysR family transcriptional regulator → MNIEHLKLFVRLASTHNISMAGQELGLSPAVASSHISKLEDNLGVRLVHRTTRKVSLTEEGEAFLPHAEEVLSSVDAAKSAVGVGCDSPTGTLRVTASASFGRLHLVPALPGFLERYPGLKVDFRLSDSMVDLVEGGFDIAIRISELKDSTLIARKLATDKRVVCASPDYLIKYGKPATPQDLNDHQCISLIGLESWTFHTENGPKTIKASGSFRADNGEALRDAALGGIGITVTSNWCAYEQLKSGQLIQVLEDYPLTSEAAIWAVYPSTRLLAPKVRAFIDYFSEYYGNPPYWEQK
- a CDS encoding SDR family NAD(P)-dependent oxidoreductase, which codes for MQKVILITGSTDGIGFETAKVLVQQGHHVLLHGRNPSKLKDVELQLVTLSTEAKIQSYVADLSVLADVDALADEVIAEHDKIDVLINNAGVFNTPNPITKDGLDVRFAVNTVSPYHLTKRLLPVLGSSSRVVNLSSAAQAAVSIEALEGKKPLSDGDAYAQSKLAITMWTREMAKERGSKGPMVVAVNPASLLGSKMVKDAYGIAGGDLSIGSDILVRASLSDEFAQAGGQYFDNDNNTFANPHPDAIYGDKSQQVVAKIEEIIAATLS